GCACCTTAGCACATCGCtgatacaggttcccttcacctcttTCACGGATTTAATTCATGCAGCTAATAAATGTTTCATCATTGAACATCAATACACTGGCAAAAGTCACCACTTTGCTTGATGTGTTTAAGTATGTCCCATTATCAGATGTTCCTCACTTTGTCAATATCCAGTACTGCAGCTGAGAGAAGCTTCCCAAGATCAACAACCAAGAACGTTTGAACAAGGCGGTGCTGTAGCACTGATCAACTGAACATGACTAACATTGCTAAGGAGACGCAGTCAGTGTTTTGGTACATTTAAGCaaatctgtaaaatatttaagGAATAGAACCGAAAAAAGAGCACTTGACTTCAGGTACCTCCTACATAACCAATATGATTTGCTTTTATCTACCTCTTAAAACAATGTAAACGAATAAAAGTAGCTGtaacttttaatgtttaattatgaGCTGAGTGCACGTTCGtgtatttgtgtaaatgtaaGTTAGCATTAGGTGCTAAAATTTATTAgcgaaagtttaaaaaaaaagtcttagtgATGATCGtcctgtttgttcagtaactttgTTTACTGCAGCGTGttcataaatgtttttgttaGGGGAGCGATTTGGACCATCGTTTCGCCTCCTATGAAATAAACATCTGTTTGTTTCAGACCTGCTTAGAAGtgtatgtttcatttttagaCATTTGAGTTTGGACAAATGCACATGACCTTAATTAGTTCCATTCGTAATCTAAAATGTCAGTTGCATATATAGTTTTTTACTGTATTTGGATGGCTCGGGACATGACTTTCTCATCGCTTAATCTACCTCGAAGTTATTTTCGTTCACAACACTAGATGGCACCTTTGCCAtatgtgtctttttttcttgATGGCGCTTATTGTACAACCCCTGTATTTTGTTATAATGAATCCCGTATTTAGAGCACGTTGTTGCAGTGCTGTCTGCGAATAGCAATCAGACTAGAAGGAAGACTGGACTTTACGCACCTTAAGTTAATAAAGAAAGCCGTTTACAAAGGCCTCACTGATTCAGATAGGgtgttttttaaatcacaggtGTGCATGTTTCCTCATAAACTTTATTTAGTTTTCACAACAGATTAAAATAAAGACCGCATGCAttagatataaaaataatattattaatatatattatatatatatatattaatatactataGATATCCATAAGATTGGGGTATAGCAAAATGTGCGAGAGAATAACGTGGGGATATTTCACTATATAGGATGACATCTTTATAACTATTGGTAAAGCCCAATGGTGTCATATTGGGCTCTTACCTGCTTTTACATGTGTGCCATAGTTTCCACCAGGCACTTCTAAGAACAGCTTCCTTAAGAGTAGAACCTCACATTATGTACAAGGCTGGCGTGTTAATTTAGGGTTTTGCTCGCGACCGTGCAACGAAAGGGAACCTCAGAAAAAAAATTCGGTTTGCACTTCGCTTTGTACAAATTCACTTGAtcctgtacataaaaaaaaaaaaaaaacatgtatatggGCCAGAGCAACTTCCATCTCCCATTCTCCATAATGTAACACAATCTGATATATCACCAAGAGTCTTATTCTCTTTAAGTCATGCTGCTGTGCGCATGTTGCAGATCCCCGTATTACACTCCAAggaattgttcattttattttacaatacacaTATAGTTTATGTTGCGCCGTAGAAAATACCAAGTAATACAATGTTTACTGTTAAAAACTTAATGTCCTTTAAATAGTTAAAATCACTCAAGCTTCCATGCACTCTTTATTACGCTAGTTTGGTTGCATTTGCAGTACTAGTTAGACATATAAAGATGCATttgtaatggagcactgtgcttttaagaaatgaataatgtCGATATACAAGAGGTGAAAGGTCGGAGATGAGAAGTTGAAGTAAAATAAAGTGTCAACAGAGACTGCaaagacaaagaaaagaaaatacagctaaAATGCAAAAGCTGTACCGAACTGAAAGGGACACTGCTCCAAAGCACTGTGcttttaagaaatgaataatgtCGATATACAAGAGGTGAAAGGTCGGAGATGAGAAGTTGAAGTAAAATAAAGTGTCAACAGAGACTGCaaagacaaagaaaagaaaatacagctaaAATGCAAAAGCTGTACCGAACTGAAAGGGACACTGCTCCAAAGTTAACTGGAACCGAGGCAAAATACAATTGCAgcaaagagaagaaagaaaactGACTTGAGTGGTTTTTTAAGGGTGCAACATTTAGACACGCGTtgtaagtttattttagcatCCACGTTGAAAGCGACCAGCCTGTTCAAGTTATAATCTCAACGCTGTCACCAATGCAACCGTCTTGTTTATAAACGCCAGTGTGTCGTGTTGCATGGGTATCACACACCCTGTTCGTCATCATTTCATGCATCAGTGGTGGTCTATATCTGCTTACAAACAATTCCAATTCAGACTCAACAGAAGGCGCACTTTAATTGCTACTCAAGAGATATTTGCTATTCCCCTTCAACCCCAATTCCCTACGGACACGCCCCTTTTATTTAATAGCTTTACAAACCATTACAGTAGCATTTCGTTCGGGATGCTTGATGTGATGGACACGGTGCTATCCGTTTCTTGCTTGAGCTTAGCTACTGCTATTATCCTTTTAAATGTGACTGGCTTTGTCGTTATTTTGAGGAACTTCTTTTACTGTCGAAACCGAAATATATTTGTGTACATGATAAGCAGCTTTTTATGCGGGACCTGCACTGTCGCATCGTGGTATTGCTTCCTCTGTATTGAACTGCGCGGTATTGATTTAGCTGCAAACACAAAGCGAAACATATTCAATGCGTTTACAAGgatatattatttaacaattgCAGCTGCTCAGGCAGACCGCTGTCATTTTGGAAGCAAACCCCTGAGATACCGCCAAAGAGTAACGCAGTTAAAAACAGTGTTAATTGTTGTCTGCCTGTGGATAATGTCTTTAGCAGTGCTCGCGTTTCAGACCACAGTAACTCACAGTACCGTCTTGAAAATAGAATGCATAGCTGCTCCGGTCTGCAACGTGACTATGTTCTTCATTATGATAGTGTTGAACATCAAGCTGTTTATGCTTGTCAATAAAAAGAGAAGGGTAAGCACAAATAAAAACTCTCTGAGACTAATAACGATGGCTTCAGCCTGGGTTCTTCTCATTTGGTCCCCTCAGCTTTTCTGCACAGTTGTCCTGGGTTTCAAAGAAGCACCGTTTGAGTTGATGAGAAGCGAAACGGTGCCGCTCTCCGCATTTCTGTTGCCAGTGTTGAGCGCTGGGATCACGCCAGTGCTGTATGTTAGATGGTGCTCGCAGCTTGCAAAAGCCAGCTCTGTGAAAACCACGCAGCAGCTGCACAGGCGAGAAAGGTAAGTAGCAGTAGAGGGGGGCTCGAAAGCTATTACACCTACCGGTACATGGGggtagctgtatttatttatttttttagatccaTCCCTTTTCCCTTTATTTAGCATCATACAGTAAGTCTCTGGTTAATCTGTGTTATACTTCACAAACATTGCGTGTgtacttctatttatttattaatttatttacacacagtTCAACACACTGGGCCACTAATCGTTTGTCTATGACTCGAAACAGCACAAACCCACTGTAATGTTAACAATACTATGTTTTAGTACCATAtttccacatgcctttttgtgtttttttaaatgactgcaaTTATTATGAACTATTATTagtaaatatcaaaataaaagtgtATGTCTTATTGACATCACCGTGTTTATTACGCCAACAACGACAGGGATGCGTCTCGTCTAACCCTTTACACTCACTGCgctttattttatgttgtgtttacTAGCGTTTGATTAAATACACAATCGTTATTTTGAGACAAGTTCGAATCGCTTACTGCAAAGACCGCCGTCTTTCTTGGTCCGTTTGGCAGTACGATGTAAATCTTAAGCGCGGCTCTGTcgattaaataaacacattcattaatactGAGAAgctgtaacagtgttttttttttgtttttgttttttatttacagtatcaaTCCTGAAACGGGAGAACGTTTGACGAAGTTAATACTGGACCACACCTCTGAGCGCTGATGATAATCTCCATACTGCCTGTGTCTTGCTTATTTGTATTATGTgtacataaaaacatataaatatattattttaaggaGCAAATCTGTCATCTGTTTTACATATTTGTGTACAATGTAGAACAAATGCTGAAGAATTAAACATACATCTCATATAAagacgtgcgtgtgcgtgtgtgcccgTGCTTTGCACACCTGATCTATAAGActatttaaactgtgtttaaaacatgttgcaCAAACTTATGTTTAATTcgcaaacatttgtttttacgattggttgggggggggggggggggggggggggggggggtgggggggggggggtggcggggggggggggggggggggggggggggggggggggggggggggggggggggggggggggggggggggggggggggcccccgaCTATAGTTAGTGTGTTAATCAAACATGTGCTTTCAAACTTATTGTTACATGCTTGTAGAACAAACTGCTGATGATGTATTACGACATATTATTTATAACGCACGTGCCAGGCGGTTGGGAAAACGTGTCTAGATACACCTGAAAGTAGACATAGACCAAAATTTCGGTAAGAACGTGTTGCACAAACAACTATTTACCCCGTTGCTAAACATCTTAAGAATCTTAATTGAAAGTAGCAGCGAATATCGGCAGATCGACTCTTTCATATGCACCCCGCTGGCTCTCCTCTCAAGGGAAGCGTGGAAGGGTATTTGAATTCAGTACGATTTAGGTGGGGAAGACTACCACGAAGGGTAACCTGAAATCAACCAAGGATCTATTTACTACAAACGACAGGGTCAAATAGGCTGTATATTTTATGAACAATAAAGCACCACATGCACGGAACATAGTCTTGTTGGGGTATTTGAGGAACTTGCACAATCGCTATGGATTTACACGTGTGTAGCACCCGCGGTGACTTTTAAGTGAACTGTGCGCCTTCACTGCCCTCAAGTACATCACTGCGCATGAGTACAGTAATGACATTCCAAGAATCCCTTATAACATGGCAGGCAGGCCACAGGAGGAGTGGGCAACGATCCAGTCTAGATTCCAGGCAGCCTCAGAACTCCCAGCCCATTTGATCCGACCATTTTATTAGTGACGGTTAACCTCTGCAGACCATGGCCTAAAGTACCCTATTTTATCAATTAATTATAGTCATTAAACCTCGGAGTTGCCTGCCCTTGTTGTAGGCTGTAACTGTAATTTTTCCCATAGTCTTTAATAAGATGGAGTactctaaaccagtggttttgaaccctggtcctggggacccactgtgcttgctggttttcattccaactagcCCCCacttacttaactaaacccttaattgaaatgataatttgcttaattagacctttttaattgttttcagctcttcaaCAGTTGCAGGGTTCAAGTTAGCTGTAGCATTTTCGAGGACGTCTTTCGGTAAAAGGAAGAGAACATCTTATTGCTAAAAAGTAACGATTTTATCACGATAATAAATagggcttattattattattattattattattattattattattattattattattatgcttccaTGCCTATAGGGCTGGGGTGCCTATTGTTATTGCTAGGATGGTAGATGCTTAGAGGAAGTTGGTAGATGTTAATTGAACATGTGTCtttaggtcacatggtttggtcaATATATTGGACTGAAAAAAAccttttgcctaaatgtaaaaattcgtCTTTGGAAAACCTCTTATAGCAGAGTGCTGGAGGTTGCTGTTCTTGTTGAGGGGATAGTCCAAGGTTAACTGGTGTTCATAAGAAGCTGCTAGGTTCCGTGGTATGGTGCATGATGTCATAATCACAACCtacaaagatctttttttttcgaTCCATCCCTTTTCCCTTTATTTAGCATTATACGGTAAATCTGTGCTACACTTCACACACATTGCGGGTGTaatttgatttatgtattaatttatttgcaCAGTTGAACACGCTGGGGCACTAATCGTCTGTCTTGAAATAGTACAAACCCGCTTTGTGATGttaacaatactgtattttagtaCCATATTTCCATGTTTTAGGCTGGTACTATGAACCACCTAAACTATACCCTCAAGACCCAGTTAAAAAACTCTTATTATTAATGACTTCTGGATTCTCATGTTAACTACAGTGTGCGGGCAGCATAATGCTAACAATTACGAATTCAAGGATATCCTTTACTACAGCCCCCCTTACCCACAAATTCAAAAATGCACCGGAACcggcatttaaaaacaacaacaacaacaacaacaacaaaaaacctgaAAGCTGCTGCTGTCATCttcaacatgtttgtttgttagcAAATAAGAAACAGCAACCTTGAGCCAAGATAAGTCACTGTTAACTCTAGCTGGCTAGTATTAGCAATCATGAAGGCAGCAATGCAGTCGGTTAGAATAGCTAACATTATACTTGATGACGTTTGTTACTGTTTGTGATGGGCTGATTGCGTATATTCTCTGTGCAGACACCTGCGTACTTAATGCTGTATTTCATATGGAAGGCgttggtaaacacacacacacaaacacacacacacacacacacacacacacacacacacacacacacgcacactttgGTAAGGTACCGAGTAAAACAAATAGTCTGTATATATTATAGAGCTAAACAGGAGccattaaataagtaaatatgcGTGTAATATTTAAACAGGAGTGCGTAATAATTAAACACGAGTGTTCAcatacaaacatgcacacacgcacatacacgcacacacgaACACACGGCTTCATAGTTGTCCCTCTTTCTTTAGATGGAGAGATTATGATTGAGAACAGTACAATCATTGAATTGAAATTAATTATATTCACGATTGTTTCAATAGTTTTAGTATAGTGACGTGCAAacttttaatacaatattaatgtaCATAACGATATAATTTAGTATCAAGTATGCATTGACATTGAGCAGTAACATTGTATAGTGTTCAGCGCTACAGAATAGTGGTCTCTACTTAAGTGTCGGTATTTGCAGTCTTGTGGAAAACATTTGTTGCACTTCGTCAGAGAATCGAAGCGATACTCAaacaaaatccattaaaataagATAATTCCTCCTTATATTCTTCGGTACAATCAGTAGATGTAAGATTCaatcagtgaaaacaaaatgtatattaacagGTATTGCCTTCCTCCCAGGAAAACAAGACGAAAACAGACCAGCAAACCGATGAACTACAATTCAGCTGTTTCCAAAGGGTGCTTATCACTGGGATAGTCCCTGTTTTTACAGGAACCGGCTGAAAACGACCTCTTCGTGGTTTGGGGtgccatttgttaaaaaaaaacaaaaaaaaaactacattgtaATGACTTCTAATTGGAATTTCATGTTATTCTTGcgcacctccccccccccccccccccccccccttctccacCAGTGCAATGGTTTAAGCCAGTAGGTCTGTccagttagggtttttttttaaatatattttaactttattaagATGCCCGTACGCCAATGCTCCTTATTGTTATACAAACATTTATATACTGGAAGAGGTTGAACTACTACCATCTACAAAAATGAAAGTTGATagaatgaaaaaaagcaaaacatcctgaaaatcaaatatatatttttaataatttaaaaacttcatttaaaacccacattgactttttaaaatatattttatgctaCAAATAGATATACATACAGtccagatataatatatatatatctatattatatatatagatatattattatagagagagagagagagagagagagagagagagagagagagagagagagagagagagaggttataccataaaaacgtttttttttttttttttttttttttctatccaatCGTTTTGCCATTCGTATATTTGTCTGGTATGAGATTCTGTATTTCCAGCTGCTAGTGGTGGAATAATGAAGACTGGGCAGCGGGCACTTTCTGGGACATGTGTTGACAACAAACACCCACACGTTTCATCTCAGGGTGTTTTTAtgtgaatacaatatttatagaAGCTGGATATTGAGTCTATCCAGAATGAAGAAGCATCTGTGATAAATTCGTTACAATGCAataagtgtaattttttttttcaaatatagaCCTTCAGACATTTTATTCATACATTAATATACATATACCTACACGTTTGAGTTTAGAGCCCAGTGTCACTGCACAAATAAACATCTCGTTGTTTTCTTTGCTGTATCTGAATCTTCAACACGCAGAGAAAAGTCACATTTCACGTCATTGCTCCCATATTGACAAAGTGTTTACAGATGTCGCAGGGAGACTGCAACCCTGCAAACTGATGTATTGAAGACGCTAATGTTTCTTTCTCGGATATCTTGTGATTGGAATTGTTTTTCAATGCAGtcaaaagctttttattttttatttatttttcctcgaCACATAGGCTGCATTTACCCGAGTCCTCTTTCCGTGTTATAAGCGCCAGCTTCGTGCAATCATTAGTGTAGCACTGCAATATAGGTTTGTGTTGTGTTTCGTTATATCCTCATCAGTCGCTGCTTGCATAATTGTACCGCATTCAATTTCCTTGCTTATGGTAATatggtatgttgtttttttttttcttcaaagtttTAGCAGGGGTGGGGGgccaggtattactatcaatgtggggacacaATTTGAGAAAAGACAGTAACTCCCgaaaaaacgacgttgtgggcccattttgtaaaacaccttttaaagaactaaatacgcctttacagataaataaataaactaaaagtgccaaaatatttagtttgttgtcgactttcaccctgtgtggagttttgtctgactggagttagaaatagtaaacaaaaatatagtgagagtcaatgagaagtccccacagatacaggaatacaaacgtgtgtgtgtgtgtgtggggggggggggggggggggggtggggtggggtggggtggggggggggggtgattagATCAACACATTTGTAACATTTGTGGGTGAACAATGGCATGACTGGAATGGCATACAATAGAGCATTAGCGGACTTGCATCTGCAAAGTGTGTAAGACGGTGGTTCTAGACGCTACTTCGTGTCCACCTCGGTGCTCTTCATTTGCATACTACATTAACCGCGGTATCATTGGAAACTGATGATCGCTCCCCCGTTTCCGGATTCActctgcagagaaaaaaaaaagagaaggaaagaaaaacaaagatgtCATAATTAatacaggttttttgttttttgtgctgcCATACTTTCGTTAACAGCGATCCATTTCTAAAAGCATTGACATGAGACACATAGATTATAACAGGTTTTAATGACACTCCACACACTAGATTCATGCTGCAGGCTGCGGGGTGTCATAATTTCTCAGTTCTATCGTGTATTCATAAATAGCATACCCATAGACATTTAATATACACGATTTAGACTTTAGAACATATTCTTAAACATGTGAGCAGGAATGGTATAGGGCTTTGACAGGTGAAGTGGCTGCACTGATATTGCCAGTGGTGCTTTCatgaggtattattattattattattattattattattattattattatagtctgaTTTGATTAATTTTCTATGGTAGCTTGTAAACGTTTTTAAACCAGGCTAATGAAACAAATCACAGGaacacagaattttaaaaaaagtaattgaacgTCAAGGGAAGACAAACGACCCCAATGCAACTCAATGAGCGTGTCTTACCTCCGATATTTACAGCACGGTTTCCACACCTTGCTGAACAGCGTCGCTCTTAACGAAGCACAGCCTCTAATGTACAGGACCGGAGTGATCAGAGCGTTCACTCGCGGCAGAGTTCGAAGGGGATCAGTCCCTTCGTTCTTAAAAGCGTAACATCTGGTTCCAGAAATGTTGCATATGATTATGTGGATGAATATAGGTAGCCATGCAATAAGGAAAAAAACAGCCACCACAACAATGAGATATATGGAAGCTCGCTTGCTTTCTCTCTCGGCCGAAGGGGGTTCCCTTTCAAGGTGAAACTTGGCTATAACGAACAGTTTTATGTTGAGACATATCATGATTATAACTGTGAACAAGTTAGCCACAAAGGTACCTATACCGGTGATTTTACTAGCAGTTCCGATCGGAACCAGGTTATTCACACCGACGATGAAGAAAGCATACACCCAGAACAGCAAGATAACAACAGCAGTCCGGTTTCGAGTCATTCTTTGCGAGTATTTAAAAGGTGAAATGACTGCGTGGTATCTATCTGCTTGAGCGGCCAGAGTAGCCATGTAGGACAGTCCAAGAAACGTAGGCCCTATGTAATACGTTCTATTAGGAGATGAATAGTTGTCTTGGATATCAAGAACGCCAGCGTAATAGTAAGTAAATCCTGAACAGATGTCGCTTGTACAAGTACTTAGCATGTACAGAAAACGATTCTCGTTTCTTATTGACTTGCTCATCGCAATAGATATGAATACCGAAGTGTTTAAAAATACCATTCCAGTAGCCAGGAAAATATTAAAGAGGAAAAGCAGCACGTTACCGAAACCATCTAGAGGAACCACCAGCGAAAGCGCCATTGTGCCTCTTACTGTCTTCTCTGCAGCGAGGTAAAGCACCCGCTCCCCTGCAGCTCCTTATAAAACTGAGGGGCCAATCACAAGTGTGAAGTATATGCCTCCACTTTTGGACAGCACCTGGCAATCAACGCCTGGAGAGTTCAAATCACTGGAGCGCAATTACGAGATCGTGTCTGTCTTTCACAGAGCGCTGGCTGCCCGCACTGCACACGGGATTCCTCCCAGAATCTGCACGCCTAGGCTGTGAAAATGGAAAACTAAAGACATGTGATATAGTTGAACTCTTTC
Above is a window of Polyodon spathula isolate WHYD16114869_AA chromosome 25, ASM1765450v1, whole genome shotgun sequence DNA encoding:
- the LOC121300275 gene encoding melanocortin receptor 5-like, with the translated sequence MALSLVVPLDGFGNVLLFLFNIFLATGMVFLNTSVFISIAMSKSIRNENRFLYMLSTCTSDICSGFTYYYAGVLDIQDNYSSPNRTYYIGPTFLGLSYMATLAAQADRYHAVISPFKYSQRMTRNRTAVVILLFWVYAFFIVGVNNLVPIGTASKITGIGTFVANLFTVIIMICLNIKLFVIAKFHLEREPPSAERESKRASIYLIVVVAVFFLIAWLPIFIHIIICNISGTRCYAFKNEGTDPLRTLPRVNALITPVLYIRGCASLRATLFSKVWKPCCKYRR